From Andrena cerasifolii isolate SP2316 chromosome 12, iyAndCera1_principal, whole genome shotgun sequence, a single genomic window includes:
- the LOC143375175 gene encoding ciliogenesis and planar polarity effector 2 gives MNAINVNWLHSVEGESLVHHFYVNTSKKRRFYGILERPPLSSSIEEVTYKIFLVGRSGVGKTSVVARLAGLLEPSNYTETNGIKKTNVFWPVKVWDKVVLFKLQFWDTSETSIKKYNHILPACKDKVDAICSVFSFDDATGFNDVPYLMNTMAAMKEKPANIVIGTKFKPWSSSTIEDVRIKEFEDKWKVKVIRVDTNKLSSRSEVYDCSYQLNSICNILWNRDKEFISKQMGQN, from the exons ATGAACGCGATAAACGTCAACTGGTTACATTCGGTGGAGGGAGAGTCGTTGGTTCatcatttttatgtaaatacatCGAAAAAGAGAAGATTTTATG GCATTCTCGAAAGACCACCTTTGTCATCTTCGATCGAGGAGGTAACATACAAAATTTTTCTGGTTGGTAGATCTGGGGTGGGCAAAACCTCTGTTGTAGCCCGTCTTGCTGGCTTATTAGAACCCAGTAATTACACTGAAACCAATGGGATAAAGAAGACAAATGTATTTTGGCCAGTTAAAGTATGGGACAAAGTTGTGCTATTTAAATTACAATTCTGGGATACTTCGGAAACAagtattaaaaagtataatcaTATACTGCCT GCATGCAAGGACAAAGTGGACGCTATTTGTTCTGTGTTTTCCTTCGACGATGCCACTGGTTTTAACGATGTTCCCTATTTGATGAATACAATGGCAGCCATGAAAGAAAAGCCAGCAAACATAGTAATAGGAACAAA ATTTAAGCCATGGTCAAGTTCGACAATAGAGGACGTACGGATAAAGGAATTTGAGGACAAATGGAAAGTTAAAGTTATCAGGGTTGACACGAATAAATTGTCCTCAAGATCTGAAGTATACGACTGTTCCTATCAGTTGAATTCCATATGTAATATACTTTGGAATAGGGATAAAGAGTTTATATCTAAACAAATGGGACAGAATTAA
- the LOC143375249 gene encoding uncharacterized protein LOC143375249, with translation MSRKAFPGRASLSFATTDGILDIDQILSTTPWNQIDDYVQRNFMQEVLNDFNEQMALDPKRVPTDATTEGTHQEKSPRCNTDKNRNTVEMGSNDPSSDSPVGDGNGNITSAKETTASISETTPRDEGRGSASDAKERANRAAKGEKGKNAKLLEKRGKEKKTVANGPRARTRSKRTMADLVDNETEAVMHGTESAIEEPTTPGHTNAVSPFKTSTPNREHVQSSISNSTGKGETIECERKNMSTRCQGNNTSEPVATADRAINNRTGFRRKGHGKYETPLREKRPKKPIPHVVERKHPERCQKSVKKEKKSDPNKKAKKTAGKLPKSLREGERKRRDWKIQQRERKAERAFKKLGLQVNSIVKRMGYLPGTYLIENRSYCRLIVSST, from the exons ATGAGTCGCAAAGCGTTTCCGGGAAGAGCTTCTCTCTCATTCGCGACAACCGATGGCATTCTCGACATCGATCAAATTTTGAGCACGACTCCATGGAATCAGATCGACGATTACGTGCAACGTAATTTCATGCAGGAGGTTTTGAACGACTTTAACGAACAAATGGCGCTCGACCCGAAACGTGTCCCAACAG ATGCCACGACTGAAGGGACGCACCAGGAAAAGTCACCGCGGTGTAATACTGATAAAAATCGAAACACCGTGGAAATGGGAAGCAACGATCCATCGTCGGATTCGCCGGTCGGCGATGGAAACGGAAATATTACGAGCGCCAAGGAGACCACCGCCTCGATAAGCGAAACAACGCCGAGAGATGAGGGACGAGGCAGCGCCAGCGACGCGAAGGAAAGAGCTAATCGTGCAGCAAAGGGCGAGAAAGGGAAAAATGCCAAGTTGCTGGAGAAACggggaaaagaaaagaaaactgtcgCTAATGGTCCGCGGGCACGGACGAGAAGCAAAAGGACAATGGCGGATCTTGTTGATAATGAGACAGAGGCGGTGATGCACGGAACCGAGTCAGCGATAGAAGAACCAACTACGCCAGGACACACCAACGCCGTCTCGCCGTTTAAAACAAGTACGCCTAACCGTGAGCATGTGCAATCATCGATTAGCAATTCTACTGGAAAAGGGGAAACGATCGAGTgcgaaagaaaaaatatgaGTACGAGATGCCAAGGGAACAACACGTCTGAACCTGTCGCGACGGCGGATCGCGCAATAAACAATCGTACCGGATTTCGGCGAAAAGGGCACGGGAAGTACGAGACGCCGTTGCGGGAGAAGCGGCCGAAAAAACCTATTCCCCATGTAGTGGAAAGAAAGCATCCTGAAAGGTGCCAGAAATCTgtaaagaaagagaaaaagtctGATCCCAATAAAAAAG CTAAGAAAACGGCTGGAAAGCTTCCGAAAAGCCTAcgcgaaggagagaggaagcgACGGGATTGGAAAATCCAACAACGCGAAAGAAAAGCTGAACGTGCTTTTAAAAAACTCGGGCTCCAAGTCAACAGTATAGTGAAAAGAATGGGTTATTTGCCGGGTACATATTTGATTGAGAATCGTTCTTACTGTAGGCTGATCGTGAGTTCTACGTAA
- the Meng gene encoding serine/threonine-protein kinase meng-po yields the protein MKLHEKKESGIHKVQEVALEELDLSKEYEVEKTLGEGSFAKVLLASHRATRTRVVLKAVHQELTTEKDFFREFHYSYHLSPHPNILCSYAVAFKADKCFVFAQEYAPHGDLAGNVRAGGLSEEACKRIAGQLGSALDFIHSKQLVHRDIKLENVLVFATDMSKMKLCDFGCTRREGTLVNKIRCTWLPFQPPEIYEIVKNERYACKRSADCWQFGIVLFVCLTGNPPWQTADLIQDPEYSAFQRWLKRRTTKIPPTFRRFTPRLLRYFRRVFEHKPEKRPHVTEINKYLKDSWCVNKISHSATSTSLDPSETIARRGDSLLYLDTIIDDQRNVDENKNKLRKLLNSYGLETTIDQKVVTKRIWEWVMQCDSNIDEPRCSAVLGSLGAESM from the coding sequence ATGAAACTTCACGAGAAGAAAGAATCCGGTATACACAAAGTGCAGGAGGTAGCACTGGAGGAATTGGACTTGTCCAAGGAGTACGAGGTGGAAAAGACTCTGGGGGAGGGCAGCTTCGCCAAGGTTTTATTGGCGAGCCACCGGGCAACGCGGACCAGGGTGGTTCTGAAAGCCGTTCACCAGGAGCTCACCACGGAAAAGGACTTTTTCCGCGAGTTTCACTACTCGTACCACTTGAGCCCGCACCCGAATATCCTGTGCTCGTACGCGGTGGCGTTCAAGGCCGACAAGTGCTTCGTTTTCGCGCAAGAGTATGCTCCGCACGGGGATCTTGCGGGGAACGTGAGAGCCGGCGGCCTGAGCGAGGAGGCGTGCAAAAGGATCGCCGGCCAGCTCGGCTCCGCTCTCGATTTCATTCACTCGAAGCAGTTGGTGCACCGCGACATCAAGCTCGAGAACGTGCTGGTATTCGCCACGGACATGTCCAAGATGAAGCTGTGCGACTTCGGGTGCACGCGGCGCGAGGGCACTCTCGTGAACAAGATACGGTGCACCTGGCTGCCGTTCCAGCCACCAGAGATCTACGAGATCGTGAAGAACGAGAGGTACGCGTGCAAGAGGAGCGCCGACTGCTGGCAATTCGGCATCGTACTGTTCGTTTGCCTGACGGGAAATCCGCCCTGGCAGACCGCCGATCTGATCCAGGATCCCGAGTACTCAGCGTTCCAACGGTGGCTGAAGAGACGCACCACCAAGATACCGCCAACCTTCAGGCGATTCACGCCGAGGTTACTGCGATACTTTAGACGAGTCTTCGAGCACAAACCCGAGAAAAGGCCGCACGTCACCGAGATCAACAAGTATCTCAAGGACTCGTGGTGCGTCAACAAGATCAGCCACAGCgccacctccacctcgctggACCCTAGCGAGACCATAGCGAGGAGGGGCGACAGTTTGCTCTATCTCGACACCATCATCGACGACCAACGGAACGTCGACGAGAACAAAAACAAGCTGAGAAAGCTCCTCAACAGCTACGGCCTCGAGACCACCATCGACCAGAAGGTCGTCACCAAGAGGATCTGGGAGTGGGTGATGCAGTGCGACTCTAACATCGACGAGCCACGATGCTCGGCTGTGCTCGGCAGCCTCGGGGCCGAGAGCATGTGA
- the Zuc gene encoding mitochondrial cardiolipin hydrolase zuc, whose protein sequence is MRKGNILLLGVIVMSASEIVWQLYKKFNERRNRAASNGRTGLKTDANGPKANISEVMFFSKDSSLCRAHTNSKEACLKDSCPANYLRRLENYLNRAEQSLDVCMYIMTCESLSSAIVNAHRRGVVVRIIMDGRMAGNDYAQTAVFHKNGIAIKMQHSDNMMHHKFAIVDGDILITGSTNWTMSAFFGNSDNIMITNQRALVKPFVAEFQKLWEALESRILSGTEDKLDQPVCDSASGIQ, encoded by the exons ATGAGAAAGGGCAACATACTCCTACTCGGGGTGATAGTAATGTCCGCCTCGGAAATCGTGTGGCAGTTGTACAAAAAGTTTAACGAGCGTCGAAATAGAGCTGCTAGTAATGGTCGCACTGGTTTGAAAACGGACGCGAACGGACCGAAAGCAAACATCTCGGAGGTGATGTTTTTCTCAAAAGATTCGAGCCTTTGCCGAGCGCACACTAATTCCAAGGAAGCATGCCTTAAAGACAGTTGTCCAGCTAATTATTTGAG AAGACTGGAAAATTACCTAAACCGCGCCGAGCAGAGTTTGGACGTGTGTATGTACATAATGACCTGCGAATCATTGTCCAGCGCTATTGTGAACGCACACAGACGAGGCGTAGTTGTTAGAATAATAATGGATGGACGCATGGCTGGCAACGACTATGCGCAAACGGCTGTGTTTCACAAAAACG GTATCGCGATTAAAATGCAGCACTCTGATAACATGATGCATCACAAGTTTGCGATCGTGGATGGTGACATATTGATCACCGGCAGTACAAATTGGACGATGTCCGCGTTCTTTGGGAACTCCGATAATATAATGATAACCAATCAGCGCGCATTAGTAAAACCGTTCGTGGCCGAATTTCAGAAGCTGTGGGAGGCACTTGAATCTCGTATACTCTCGGGAACAGAAGACAAGTTGGACCAACCGGTCTGTGATTCAGCCAGCGGCATTCAGTAA